Proteins from one Fragaria vesca subsp. vesca linkage group LG6, FraVesHawaii_1.0, whole genome shotgun sequence genomic window:
- the LOC101303149 gene encoding uncharacterized protein LOC101303149, whose amino-acid sequence MTATKSEPSTPSKKHKKRKRVAAEADPEKPQQVQATIRVIPGNPERIPPLVGYFPSGFDPTQNPDPDSTKVGVFRHKERGGTRLQVVVTPNKEPKVDFVGTSYAGEAQAGELCSYGLGILDKATQTLKIVPIASNKIFRLEAKIQGLDSAGKEPAGSGIGELSTLEKAKRRNELHNLYGTKKSIRQNKKMQTLKQEDDPDSQNDLDAIKQGMIDREDTEASEGHKDRNTPPFNASATTPHEAYPLDKIITTEEWKFLQDIYKLSEGGAEISQVSFPAFVCNRVHKLQLIEDEDKRNKLSCIFSYITHLVKFKDLHSMDGFSSAKGHRFPSMIKDKFSTMFDAVSKRLSTEKNNLLISYVLVLTLFADEFQTSMTDIAKDLRMSNATLRTHYETLGCKVSKKNDVSTVTLPVPLQFPTVRRKRRNR is encoded by the exons ATGACGGCAACCAAATCAGAGCCATCAACACCATCGAAAAAGCACAAGAAGAGGAAGAGGGTCGCAGCAGAAGCCGACCCGGAGAAGCCCCAACAAGTCCAAGCCACCATCAGAGTCATCCCGGGAAACCCAGAGAGGATCCCACCTCTGGTGGGCTATTTCCCATCTGGGTTTGACCCGACCCAGAACCCAGACCCGGATTCAACCAAAGTTGGAGTCTTTAGGCACAAGGAGAGAGGTGGGACTAGGCTTCAGGTTGTGGTGACCCCAAACAAGGAGCCTAAGGTTGATTTTGTTGGGACTAGCTATGCTGGTGAGGCTCAGGCTGGGGAGCTCTGCAGTTATGGACTTGGGATTCTTGATAAGGCCACACAGACATTGAAGATTGTGCCTATTGCTAGCAACAAG ATATTTAGATTGGAGGCAAAGATTCAAGGCCTTGACTCTGCTGGTAAGGAGCCTGCAGGTTCAGGTATTGGAGAACTTTCTACACTGGAGAAGGCAAAAAGACGTAATGAACTTCATAATCTTTACGGAACAAAGAAGTCTATAAGACAG AATAAAAAAATGCAAACCTTGAAGCAAGAAGATGATCCTGATTCTCAAAATGATCTGGATGCAATCAAACAAGGTATGATAGACAGGGAGGATACTGAAGCTTCTGAAGGCCATAAAGATCGCAATACCCCACCATTTAATGCTTCTGCCACCACTCCCCATGAGGCTTATCCACTGGATAAGATCATCACCACAGAAGAGTGGAAATTCCTCCAAGATATTTATAAGCTTTCGGAAGGTGGAGCAGAAATTTCACAGGTTTCTTTTCCAGCATTTGTATGCAACCGGGTCCATAAACTGCAGCTGATTGAG GATGAAGACAAGAGGAATAAGCTGTCTTGTATTTTCTCATATATTACGCATCTTGTAAAGTTCAAAGATCTGCATTCCATGGATGGGTTTTCCTCGGCAAAGGGACACAGATTCCCAAGCATGATAAAGGATAAATTTTCGACCATGTTTGATGCAGTGTCAAAGAGGCTATCAACTGAGAAAAATAATCTTCTCATTAGTTATGTCTTGGTGCTCACACTTTTTGCGGATGAATTCCAAACAAGTATGACAGACATAGCAAAGGATCTGAGAATGAGTAATGCAACTTTAAGGACGCATTATGAGACCTTGGGTTGCAAGGTGTCTAAGAAGAACGATGTATCAACAGTCACCCTTCCTGTGCCCCTCCAGTTTCCAACAGTGAGGCGCAAGCGACGCAATAGATGA
- the LOC101315166 gene encoding protein phosphatase 2C 16-like — MKTRKLMEDMSPAVAVTVSLGNTVCDNSAIATNVEFAWLKLVTDPGNLSSDTTKVVPLELISNGRGNDTRNEISVVTIPSQEDNTGGADLLKLLPKNGNSLVIKDSVVKESEEEILSFQYDTNGIISEQLLTLEVGSGISLTDVVEIGNSGEGQIVAKAIVLVESTIGQVPSGEVIVAAVTPVSELPGDTDLAESTAVVLQPKGEKNVSKAAIRSVFELDCIPLWGSISICGRRPEMEDASAAVPRFINIPIKMLIGNHVYNGMSQSLTHLTSHFFGIYDGHGGHQVANYCCERLHSALAEELQTIEDDLTDGIMGETQQVKWEKAFTSCFQTVDDEIGGKVSRGISGSNEDASVPSFEPIAPETVGSTAVVALVCSSHIIVANCGDSRAILCRGKQPVPLSVDHKPNREDEYARIEASGGKVIQWNGHRVFGVLAMSRSIGDRYLKPWIIPDPEVMIVPRARDDEFLILASDGLWDVMTNEEACEVARRRILLWHKKNGVTPLAERGTGVDPAAQEAASYLSTLALQKGSRDNISVVLVDLKAQRKFKSKS, encoded by the exons ATGAAGACTAGGAAATTAATGGAGGACATGTCTCCAGCAGTTGCGGTGACAGTTAGTTTAGGTAATACTGTGTGTGACAATTCTGCAATTGCAACCAATGTGGAGTTTGCATGGCTAAAGCTAGTAACAGACCCGGGAAATCTTTCATCAGATACCACTAAGGTGGTGCCTTTAGAATTGATTTCAAATGGACGTGGCAATGATACTAGGAATGAAATTAGTGTGGTAACCATCCCATCACAAGAAGATAACACTGGAGGAGCTGATTTGTTGAAGTTGCTGCCAAAGAACGGAAACAGTTTGGTTATTAAGGATTCCGTGGTTAAAGAAAGTGAGGAAGAAATCTTATCCTTTCAATATGATACTAATGGAATCATTAGTGAGCAGTTGCTAACGTTAGAGGTGGGGTCTGGGATAAGCTTGACAGATGTTGTGGAGATAGGAAATTCTGGCGAGGGTCAGATTGTTGCAAAAGCTATTGTCTTGGTAGAATCTACTATAGGGCAAGTGCCTTCTGGTGAAGTTATTGTGGCAGCAGTAACTCCAGTTTCTGAGTTGCCTGGTGATACTGACTTAGCAGAATCTACAGCAGTGGTTTTGCAGCCGAAAGGGGAGAAGAATGTTAGTAAAGCAGCCATCCGAAGTGTTTTTGAGCTGGACTGTATTCCTCTTTGGGGTTCCATTTCAATCTGTGGAAGAAGACCAGAAATGGAAGATGCAAGTGCTGCTGTACCTAGGTTCATTAATATTCCAATTAAAATGCTTATTGGCAATCATGTGTACAATGGAATGAGCCAGAGTTTGACCCACCTAACTAGTCATTTTTTTGGTATTTATGATGGGCATGGAGGACATCAG GTTGCTAACTATTGTTGTGAGCGCCTTCATTCAGCTTTGGCTGAAGAGCTTCAAACAATTGAGGATGACTTGACTGATGGAATAATGGGAGAGACTCAGCAGGTAAAGTGGGAGAAAGCATTCACTAGTTGCTTCCAGACTGTAGATGATGAGATAGGAGGAAAAGTCAGCAGAGGCATCAGCGGAAGTAACGAGGATGCTTCCGTGCCCAGCTTTGAGCCTATTGCCCCAGAAACTGTGGGGTCTACAGCTGTGGTTGCATTAGTCTGCTCTTCCCATATTATAGTTGCGAACTGCGGTGATTCAAGAGCCATTCTTTGTCGTGGCAAACAACCGGTACCATTATCAGTAGATCATAAA CCAAACAGAGAAGATGAATATGCAAGAATTGAGGCATCTGGAGGGAAGGTCATACAGTGGAATGGACATCGTGTATTTGGAGTTCTTGCAATGTCAAGGTCCATTG GGGATAGATATTTGAAACCCTGGATTATTCCAGATCCAGAAGTCATGATTGTCCCTAGAGCCAGAGACGATGAGTTCCTCATTTTGGCTAGTGATGGATTATGGGATGTCATGACGAACGAGGAAGCTTGTGAAGTAGCTCGAAGGCGCATATTGCTGTGGCACAAAAAGAACGGGGTTACTCCTCTGGCAGAAAGAGGCACAGGAGTTGATCCAGCAGCTCAGGAAGCAGCTTCTTATCTTTCAACTCTTGCCCTCCAAAAAGGAAGCAGAGACAATATCTCTGTGGTTCTGGTCGACTTGAAAGCTCAAAGAAAGTTCAAGAGCAAATCTTGA
- the LOC101315452 gene encoding uncharacterized protein LOC101315452, with the protein MDQRHSTNAVNHKNGHYVPIGGPEDPELEKFDKPLPFCGCGIGWFSLLLGFVFPVMWYYAAFLYFWKYYDKDPRERSGLGASAVAAFVCTVAVLVAVTVIVTKSLLP; encoded by the exons ATGGATCAGA GGCACTCAACCAATGCAGTGAACCATAAAAATGGCCACTATGTTCCTATTGGTGGTCCGGAGGACCCAGAGTTGGAAAAGTTTGACAAACCACTTCCCTTTTGCGGTTGTGGAATTGGATGGTTTTC ACTTCTGCTTGGATTTGTATTTCCAGTGATGTGGTACTATGCTGCATTTCTATACTTTTGGAAATATTATGATAAAGACCCAAGGGAACGATCAGGGCTTGGTGCTTCAGCAGTAGCT GCTTTTGTTTGTACAGTTGCTGTCTTGGTAGCTGTAACTGTCATTGTTACCAAATCCTTGCTGCCATAA
- the LOC101302859 gene encoding U-box domain-containing protein 51-like, whose product MAAFFRSTSVTQDTGLTLVAIDKDKHSQCAVKWAVDNLITTSNCILIHVRNKSLYPQDTGGIPKEGRPPTEAELQQFFLPYRGFCARKGITAKEVVLHDIDVPSALVHYIVHNSISNIVVATSKRNALTRKFKDLDVPCSLLKYVPDTCAVYVVSSKGRLQAKRAATNKPKCDTSQENHLPPHPHDGSDSEDRSQISHGSSSSKSTSSDRISFDRLSDYKPISPPKARRSSNSPRLSVDSLTSETSSHRHSHSSSDFSGPLSFQSNGSDNNEGNRNSVSSQTHSGLDVEMMRLKQELKQIMTMYASACKEAIASKQKACDLQKWKSAEERKLEEAKLAEAAAVALAEMEKQKSKAAMDAARMAQRLAEMEIQKRKMAEMRAKEESKQRRKAMDALAHNKAMYRRYSIEEVEVATDYFNMSNKVGEGGYGPVYKGVLDHTPVAIKVLRPDMSQGKKQFQQEVDVLSCIRHPHMVLLVGACPEYGCLIYEYMDNGSLEDRLLQKGITPPIPWTVRFKIAAEIATGLLFLHQTKPEPLVHRDLKPANILLDRNYVSKIADVGLARLVPASVVDSVTQYRLTAAAGTFCYIDPEYQQTGMLCVKSDIYSLGIMLLQIITSRPAMGLSHKVEESIEKGTFADILDPTVPDWPVELALSFAKLALKCCELRRKDRPDLGSVILPELERLRELGNREEANNYAMVPYRGGHSLPPPVVRSTTTASQSALRWMNFTAYMCSILE is encoded by the exons ATGGCGGCGTTTTTCCGATCAACTTCAGTGACTCAGGACACCGGTCTGACCTTGGTGGCCATCGACAAAGATAAACACAGCCAATGTGCAGTCAAATGGGCGGTTGATAATCTTATCACGACCTCCAACTGCATCCTCATTCATGTTAGAAACAAAAGCTTATATCCTC AGGATACTGGTGGAATCCCCAAAGAAGGTCGCCCTCCAACTGAAGCCGAGTTACAACAGTTCTTTCTTCCCTACCGAGGATTCTGTGCACGAAAAGGG ATTACAGCCAAGGAAGTGGTCCTCCATGACATTGATGTTCCAAGTGCGCTTGTTCATTATATTGTTCACAACTCCATCTCCAATATTGTGGTTGCAACTTCTAAACGCAATGCTCTAACAAG AAAATTTAAAGACCTTGATGTCCCATGTAGCCTACTCAAATATGTACCAGATACCTGTGCAGTATATGTTGTATCATCCAAAGGAAGACTTCAGGCTAAACGGGCAGCAACTAATAAACCGAAATGTGATACTTCTCAAGAAAACCATCTTCCTCCACATCCTCATGATGGATCAGACTCTGAAGACAG ATCACAAATTAGTCATGGAAGCTCAAGTTCAAAAAGTACTTCCTCGGACAGAATATCTTTTGATAGACTTTCTGACTATAAACCGATAAGTCCCCCCAAAGCGCGAAGGTCATCAAATTCACCAAGATTGTCAGTTGACAGTCTCACATCAGAAACTTCCTCCCATCGACACTCACACTCGAGCAGTGATTTCTCAGGGCCACTTAGCTTCCAATCAAATGGCTCAGATAATAATGAGGGTAACAGGAATTCTGTATCCTCACAAACTCAT TCTGGCTTGGATGTTGAGATGATGAGATTAAAGCAGGAATTGAAGCAAATAATGACCATGTACGCTTCAGCTTGCAAAGAAGCAATAGCATCTAAGCAGAAG GCATGCGATCTCCAAAAATGGAAATCAGCGGAAGAGCGCAAATTAGAGGAAGCCAAGCTTGCTGAAGCGGCTGCTGTGGCCTTAGCAGAGATGGAGAAGCAGAAAAGCAAGGCTGCAATGGATGCAGCGCGGATGGCACAAAGGCTAGCAGAGATGGAGATCCAGAAGAGGAAAATGGCAGAAATGAGAGCCAAGGAGGAGTCTAAACAGAGAAGGAAAGCAATGGATGCTCTGGCACATAACAAAGCTATGTATAGGAGATACTCCATTGAAGAGGTTGAAGTTGCAACAGATTACTTTAATATGTCAAACAAAGTTGGGGAAGGTGGATATGGACCTGTTTATAAAGGTGTGCTTGACCACACCCCGGTTGCCATCAAGGTCTTGAGGCCCGACATGTCACAGGGGAAGAAGCAATTCCAACAAGAG GTTGATGTTCTAAGCTGCATTAGACATCCACACATGGTTCTCTTAGTAGGTGCCTGCCCCGAGTATGGATGCCTTATATATGAGTACATGGACAATGGAAGCTTAGAAGACCGGCTCTTACAGAAGGGCATCACGCCTCCAATCCCATGGACTGTCCGATTCAAAATAGCTGCAGAAATTGCCACTGGCCTTCTTTTTCTTCACCAGACAAAACCAGAACCCCTTGTGCACCGTGATCTCAAGCCGGCAAACATTCTGCTAGACCGGAACTATGTGAGCAAGATTGCTGATGTAGGCTTAGCCAGGCTAGTTCCAGCATCTGTAGTGGATAGTGTCACTCAATACCGCCTGACAGCAGCAGCCGGTACATTTTGTTACATTGACCCGGAGTATCAGCAAACAGGAATGTTGTGTGTGAAATCAGACATATATTCCCTGGGAATCATGCTGTTACAGATCATTACATCAAGGCCTGCAATGGGATTGTCCCACAAGGTTGAGGAGTCCATTGAGAAAGGTACATTTGCGGACATCCTTGATCCTACAGTGCCAGACTGGCCTGTTGAATTGGCTTTGTCATTTGCAAAACTGGCTTTGAAGTGCTGTGAGCTAAGGAGAAAAGATAGGCCAGATCTCGGTTCAGTCATCTTGCCTGAGCTGGAACGGCTAAGAGAGCTTGGGAATAGGGAGGAAGCCAATAACTATGCCATGGTTCCCTATCGAGGAGGGCATTCGCTTCCACCACCAGTAGTGAGATCAACCACAACTGCCAGTCAG